In one Lolium rigidum isolate FL_2022 chromosome 3, APGP_CSIRO_Lrig_0.1, whole genome shotgun sequence genomic region, the following are encoded:
- the LOC124699472 gene encoding mitochondrial import receptor subunit TOM6 homolog — MFLGALPKKPSKEAAYKELRAHLYIMAGCIAAIRAAPYILHFLNREPEMTELKL, encoded by the coding sequence ATGTTCCTAGGCGCGCTCCCGAAGAAGCCGAGCAAGGAGGCGGCGTACAAGGAGCTGCGCGCGCACCTCTACATCATGGCCGGCTGCATCGCCGCCATCCGCGCCGCCCCCTACATCCTCCACTTCCTCAACCGCGAGCCCGAGATGACGGAGCTCAAGCTCTAG
- the LOC124699474 gene encoding probable E3 ubiquitin-protein ligase ARI1 — protein sequence MASDDECYDDYYDEDEEGLLVDEDDVGLLEAEEALPEFRADHWAITRKSLSAAQKQELFMVMNLVNLKPHNARALLMHHRWKMERITDFLERRGRDGLFKEAGIVVPPEENSTAFPFGTAADKGAHKRPIIATCNVCFDDVSQLSDVSTMDCGHCFCNDCWTEHFLVSLDSGRKHIHCMEVKCPAICDDATVRRLLGLKYPAAAKRFDGFVLESYLENNAAVKWCPSAPHCGRAIRVDATDASDWCCEVECPCGVSFCFNCAAPAHSPVPCSMWDKWDAKFRGESENLKWIQVNTKSCPGCLKPIEKNGGCNHVSCPCGTYLCYACGGKLGLSHNCNRYDEKTASSYDAIRRQMLRFTHYCDRYNVHAASRKAEQEGTLWPSILKRILQLESAPNVRPLNRDASWLARAYHALLASRLVLSRSYAFAYYMFGDEVRTRPADRASLAMAKELFENQQEQLERNAERLSKVLATEAPPVLEEDQLVRTMQETVNLAKIVDSHCREMYTCIQDELLPLLLETMNIAPYRPDGPDKAKDLPA from the exons ATGGCCAGCGACGACGAGTGCTACGACGACTACTACGATGAAGACGAGGAGGGGCTGCTGGTGGACGAGGACGACGTCGGGCTGCTCGAGGCCGAGGAGGCGCTGCCGGAGTTCCGCGCGGATCATTGG GCAATCACAAGAAAGTCCCTTTCAGCCGCCCAG AAACAAGAACTGTTCATGGTTATGAACTTGGTGAACCTAAAGCCGCACAATGCCCGCGCTCTCCTTATGCACCATCGGTGGAAGATGGAACGCATCACCGACTTCCTCGAGCGCAGAGGGCGAGATGGCTTATTCAAGGAGGCGGGCATCGTGGTGCCACCGGAGGAAAATAGCACGGCGTTTCCCTTTGGAACCGCTGCAGATAAGGGGGCTCACAAGAGACCCATAATTGCCACATGCAATGTGTGCTTTGATGACGTCTCCCAGTTGTCCGATGTCTCCACCATGGACTGTGGGCATTGCTTCTGCAACGACT GTTGGACGGAGCACTTTTTGGTCTCCCTGGACAGCGGCAGGAAACACATCCACTGCATGGAGGTGAAGTGCCCGGCCATCTGCGACGATGCCACCGTGAGGCGCCTCCTGGGCCTCAAGTACCCCGCCGCGGCCAAGCGCTTCGACGGCTTCGTCCTGGAGTCGTACCTGGAGAACAACGCGGCCGTGAAGTGGTGCCCGAGCGCCCCGCACTGCGGCCGCGCCATTCGCGTGGACGCGACTGACGCGAGCGATTGGTGCTGCGAGGTGGAATGCCCTTGCGGCGTGAGCTTCTGCTTCAACTGCGCGGCACCAGCGCACTCGCCAGTCCCGTGCTCCATGTGGGACAAGTGGGACGCCAAGTTCCGCGGCGAGTCGGAGAACCTCAAGTGGATCCAAGTCAACACCAAGAGCTGCCCCGGCTGCCTCAAGCCCATCGAGAAGAATGGCGGCTGCAACCACGTCTCGTGCCCATGCGGCACATACCTCTG CTATGCGTGTGGCGGGAAGCTGGGTTTAAGCCACAACTGCAACCGCTACGACGAGAAGACGGCGTCGAGCTACGACGCCATCCGGCGGCAGATGCTGCGGTTCACGCACTACTGCGACCGCTACAACGTGCACGCCGCCTCGCGCAAGGCGGAGCAGGAGGGCACGCTGTGGCCGTCCATCCTCAAGAGGATCCTGCAGCTGGAGTCGGCCCCCAACGTCCGCCCCCTCAACCGCGACGCTAGCTGGCTTGCACGCGCGTACCACGCCCTGCTTGCCTCGCGCCTCGTGCTCTCCCGCTCCTACGCCTTCGCCTACTACATGTTCGGCGACGAGGTGCGCACGCGCCCCGCCGACAGGGCCAGCCTCGCCATGGCCAAGGAGCTCTTCGAGAACCAGCAGGAGCAGCTCGAGCGCAACGCCGAGCGACTCTCCAAGGTGCTCGCCACCGAGGCGCCGCCCGTGCTGGAAGAGGACCAGCTGGTGCGAACCATGCAGGAGACCGTTAACCTCGCCAAGATCGTCGACTCCCACTGCAGGGAGATGTACACCTGCATCCAGGACGAGCTGCTGCCGCTGCTCCTCGAAACCATGAACATCGCCCCGTACCGCCCGGACGGGCCAGACAAGGCCAAGGACCTGCCGGCCTAA